GGTGCGCGCTCGGGTGCGGCTTCTGCGCGACCGGCGCGATGGGGCTCCGGCGGAACCTGACCTCGGCGGAGATCGTGCATCAGGCCTGCCACGCGTCGAGGCGGCTCGCGGCCCGGGGGGAGCGGCTGTCGAACGTGGTCTTCATGGGGATGGGGGAGCCGCTGCGGAACGTCGGCGAGGTCTCCCGCGCAATCGAGATCCTCCTGTCCCAGTTCGGCTTCGGCCTTTCCGGCAAGCGGGTCACCGTGTCCACCGCGGGGATCTTCCCCGAGATGCTCGCGCTGGCGGAGAAATACCCCGTGAGCTTCGCCGTCTCCCTCAACGCCACGCGGGAAGCCCAGCGCTCCCTTCTGATGCCCGTGAACCGGAAATACCCGTTGCGGGAGCTGCTGGCGGCGATGCGGCGGATCCCGCTGCAGAGCGGCCGGAAGGTCACAGCGGAATACGTCCTGCTGGCCGGCGTGAACGATGCGCCCGAGGATGCGGGGACGCTCGTCCGCCTGCTCCGGGGCGCGCGGATCAAGGTGAACCTGATCCCGTACAACCCGCAGGAGGGATCCCCTTACCGCCCCCCTCCGCAGGAAACGGTGGACCGGTTCCGGGACATCCTCCTTGCCGGCGGGATCCAGACGATCACCCGCGAGAGACGCGGTGCGGACATCCGCGCCGCATGCGGGCAACTATGCGCCGACGTTAAAGAAAAAAATCTTCCACACGATAAATAAGGGTTGAGGGCGCCGTCCGATCTTCCTATATTCATAGGAGTGTCCACGAAAGGGGCAGCCAGGGGAATGTCGGGAATTCTCGGCGTGATCGGCGGATCCGGCCTGTACGGGATGGAGGACCTGAAGAATGTCCGGCAGGTCTCCGTGCGCACGCCGTTCGGCGCCCCGTCCGACGCGCTGACCGTGGGGGAGCTCGAGGGGCGGACCGTCGCGTTCCTCCCGCGCCACGGGCGCGGGCACCGGATCCCTCCTTCCGGCATCAATTTCCGCGCGAACATCTACGCATTGAAAAAGATCGGGGCGGACGCCGTCCTCTCCATCTCCGCGGTCGGGAGCATGAAGGAAGGGATCCGTCCGGGAGACATCGTCGTCGTCGACCAGTTCATCGACAACACGAGGCTCCGGCAGAACACGTTCTTCGGCGACGGCGTCGCGGGACACATCGTCTTCGCGGACCCCGTCTGTCCGGCGCTGTCCGGGATCGCGTACGCGGCGGCGCGGAAGGTCGTCCGGCGGGTCCGGCGCGGCGGGACGTACCTCTGCATCGAGGGGCCCGCGTTCTCCACCCGGGCCGAGTCGAACCTCTACCGGAAGTGGGGCGCCGACGTCATCGGCATGACCAACATGCCCGAGGCGAAGCTCGCCCGCGAGGCCGGGCTGTGCTACGCGGTCCTCGCCCTGGCCACCGACTACGACTGCTGGCACCGGACCGAGGAGGACGTCTCGGTCGGGTCGATCCTCGAAGTGCTGAAGCGCAACGTCGAGAACTCGAGGAAGATCGTGCGGGCGGTCGCGAAGGCGATGCCGCTCCCCGAAGGCTGCGGATGCGGCGAGGCGCCGAAGCACGCCGTCATCACGGACCCGAAGAAGATCCCCGCGGCCGCCCGGAAGCGGCTTTCGCTCCTGATCGGGAGACACCTGTGACGCCGCCGCGGCGCATCCCGGTCCTCCTCCCGGCGCTCTGCGCGGCCGCGATCCTGCTCGCGGCGTGCGCCGGCGGGAAAGCCGCGGCCAGGAAGAGCGAGGCGGACGCGCGGATGCGGATGGGAGTCACCTACCTGCAGCAGGGCAACCTCCCGATGGCGATGCGGGAGCTGATGCGGGCCTCGGAGCTCGACCCGGACAACGCGGAGATCGACATGATGCTGGGGCTCGCCTACCGGGCGCGCGGCGACGGGAAGAACGCGGAGAAACATCTGCGGGAAGCGGTCGACAAGAGGCCGGACTACGGCGACGCGCACAACAACCTCGGGATCGTCCTGGCGGACCGGCAGGCATGGGAAGAAGCGATCCGGGAGTTCGAGACCGCCGCGGCGGACGTCCGGTACCAGACGCCGGAATGGGCGGTCTACAACGCCGCGGAGGCGTATCGCGCCAAGGGGGACGCCGCGAAGGCGGAGGAGCGGTATCGGCTGGCGATCCGGATGAACGAGGCGTACGCCCCGGCGTACCTGGGCCTGGCCGCCCTGCTCGGGAAGGCGGGGCGGTGGACGGAAGCGGAGACGCTGCTGCTGAAGCTCGTCAGGATCGTGCCCGATTACGCGGACGGGTGGATGGAGCTGGGGCGCGTGTACACGGCGATGAAGCGCCCCGCGGATGCGGAGAAGGCGTTCAAACGGGTGCTCGAATCGGAGGGGCGCAGACCGTGAGCAATGCCGGGGCATCCTGGAAGACGCGGCGGGAGTCGATGGGGAAGAGCATCGAGGACGCCGGTGCCGCGCTGCGGATCAGTCACCGATACCTCCGCGGAATCGAGGAGGGCAATTACGCCGGCTGGCCGGAGAAGGTGTTCTCCGCCGGCTTCATCCGCTCCTACGCCAAGTACCTCTCCGTGGACCCGGGCCCTGTCCTCGCGGAGTACGAGCGCATCCTGGCGGCGCAGCCGGAGCGGCAGGAGGCGGAAGCGCGCCCGCAGCCGCAATCCCGGCCCGAATGGCTGGAGCGGGAGAGGGAGCGCGGCAGCCGCCGGACCTCCTATGTCTTCGCGGCCGGAGTGGTGCTCCTCGTGGGGGTGGTCCTGGCGTACGTTTCCATGCGGGGACCGGCCCGCCCGGTCGCGCCGCCGCCCGCCGCGCCGGCGGCGCCCGCGCCCGTTCCCGCCCCCGAAATCTCGGCGGCGCCCGCGGCCGTCCCCGGGATCGACAACGCTCCCGCGAC
The sequence above is a segment of the Thermodesulfobacteriota bacterium genome. Coding sequences within it:
- the mtnP gene encoding S-methyl-5'-thioadenosine phosphorylase — translated: MSGILGVIGGSGLYGMEDLKNVRQVSVRTPFGAPSDALTVGELEGRTVAFLPRHGRGHRIPPSGINFRANIYALKKIGADAVLSISAVGSMKEGIRPGDIVVVDQFIDNTRLRQNTFFGDGVAGHIVFADPVCPALSGIAYAAARKVVRRVRRGGTYLCIEGPAFSTRAESNLYRKWGADVIGMTNMPEAKLAREAGLCYAVLALATDYDCWHRTEEDVSVGSILEVLKRNVENSRKIVRAVAKAMPLPEGCGCGEAPKHAVITDPKKIPAAARKRLSLLIGRHL
- the rlmN gene encoding 23S rRNA (adenine(2503)-C(2))-methyltransferase RlmN, with protein sequence MDLKGMTLAELEAFLARWGKERYRGRQLSRWIYHKLADDFGEMTDLSKEFRALLSASCRISAPPAEHTDASADGTEKYLFRLEDGEAVESVLIPDEERRTLCVSSQAGCALGCGFCATGAMGLRRNLTSAEIVHQACHASRRLAARGERLSNVVFMGMGEPLRNVGEVSRAIEILLSQFGFGLSGKRVTVSTAGIFPEMLALAEKYPVSFAVSLNATREAQRSLLMPVNRKYPLRELLAAMRRIPLQSGRKVTAEYVLLAGVNDAPEDAGTLVRLLRGARIKVNLIPYNPQEGSPYRPPPQETVDRFRDILLAGGIQTITRERRGADIRAACGQLCADVKEKNLPHDK
- a CDS encoding tetratricopeptide repeat protein, translating into MTPPRRIPVLLPALCAAAILLAACAGGKAAARKSEADARMRMGVTYLQQGNLPMAMRELMRASELDPDNAEIDMMLGLAYRARGDGKNAEKHLREAVDKRPDYGDAHNNLGIVLADRQAWEEAIREFETAAADVRYQTPEWAVYNAAEAYRAKGDAAKAEERYRLAIRMNEAYAPAYLGLAALLGKAGRWTEAETLLLKLVRIVPDYADGWMELGRVYTAMKRPADAEKAFKRVLESEGRRP
- a CDS encoding RodZ domain-containing protein; translation: MSNAGASWKTRRESMGKSIEDAGAALRISHRYLRGIEEGNYAGWPEKVFSAGFIRSYAKYLSVDPGPVLAEYERILAAQPERQEAEARPQPQSRPEWLERERERGSRRTSYVFAAGVVLLVGVVLAYVSMRGPARPVAPPPAAPAAPAPVPAPEISAAPAAVPGIDNAPATAGAAAIDPAAVPDNAARPHPTVSAVGGGGPLTGPFQLFLEASEHTWLMYSFDDGDPIDVTLYMGDKISIQANRRIRLKIGNAGGVVGTLNGNRLPPFGAGGQVVEVQYP